A single window of Jiangella alkaliphila DNA harbors:
- a CDS encoding phage major capsid protein: protein MSPTAVKLEDITATSSVADFEAVLADDANIKTLMAEKKFGEFVKDYADAKTRTHQEVLTQVREEVQASIQEWVKESGGKLARPNLTPDQADEVRTKAQRAKTYNAKAPGAAIDSSEHAPADMAEFFQGIWHNLNHLDASEQLRMKQSEWKRIQNSYGSAVPADGGFLIPEVLRSEILQLALEESIVRPRAQIIPMSSLAVPIPTVDETSRASTVFGGMVAYWTEEGAAATVSQAKFGRVRLEAKKLTIYSEAPDELIADAPAFGGFIGANMPKAMAFEEDDAFITGNGVGQPKGVLHSSNGGLIKVPRATLNLVGFADVVNMFTRLLPGSYSNAVWMCSPAVIAQLLQLALTRGTDGIASPPLWLTGGQAIGDKPVTLLGRPLIVSEKVPNLGSTGDLALVDFSHYLIGDRQVMQASSSPHFKFSSDVTAFKIVERVDGKPWVPTPLTPRNGGPTLSPYVALSAATS from the coding sequence ATGAGCCCCACCGCCGTGAAGCTGGAGGACATCACCGCCACCTCCAGCGTCGCCGACTTCGAGGCCGTCCTGGCCGACGACGCCAACATCAAGACCCTGATGGCGGAGAAGAAGTTCGGCGAGTTCGTCAAGGACTACGCCGACGCCAAGACCCGCACCCACCAGGAGGTCCTCACCCAGGTGCGGGAGGAGGTGCAGGCGTCGATCCAGGAGTGGGTGAAGGAGTCCGGCGGCAAGCTGGCCCGGCCGAACCTCACCCCCGACCAGGCCGACGAGGTGCGGACGAAGGCTCAGCGCGCGAAGACGTACAACGCGAAGGCGCCCGGTGCGGCGATCGACTCGAGCGAGCACGCGCCGGCGGACATGGCCGAGTTCTTCCAGGGCATCTGGCACAACCTCAACCACCTCGACGCCAGCGAGCAGCTGCGCATGAAGCAGTCGGAGTGGAAGCGGATCCAGAACTCGTACGGGTCGGCCGTGCCGGCCGACGGCGGGTTCCTCATCCCCGAGGTGCTGCGCTCGGAGATCCTGCAGCTGGCGCTCGAGGAGAGCATCGTCCGCCCGCGTGCGCAGATCATTCCGATGTCCAGCCTCGCGGTGCCGATCCCGACCGTCGACGAGACGTCGCGGGCGTCGACGGTGTTCGGCGGCATGGTCGCGTACTGGACCGAGGAGGGCGCCGCGGCCACGGTGTCGCAGGCCAAGTTCGGGCGCGTGCGTCTCGAGGCGAAGAAGCTCACCATCTACAGCGAGGCGCCCGACGAGCTGATCGCCGACGCGCCGGCGTTCGGTGGGTTCATCGGCGCCAACATGCCGAAGGCGATGGCGTTCGAGGAGGACGACGCCTTCATCACCGGCAACGGTGTCGGGCAGCCGAAGGGCGTTCTGCACTCGAGCAACGGCGGCCTCATCAAGGTGCCGCGGGCCACGCTGAACCTGGTCGGGTTCGCCGACGTGGTGAACATGTTCACGCGCCTGCTGCCCGGCTCCTACTCGAACGCGGTGTGGATGTGCTCGCCGGCGGTGATCGCGCAGCTGCTGCAGCTCGCGCTGACCCGGGGCACGGACGGCATCGCGTCGCCGCCGCTGTGGCTGACCGGCGGGCAGGCCATCGGCGACAAGCCGGTGACGCTGCTCGGCCGGCCGCTGATCGTGTCGGAGAAGGTGCCGAACCTCGGCTCCACCGGTGACCTCGCGCTGGTCGACTTCTCGCACTACCTGATCGGCGACCGGCAGGTCATGCAGGCGTCGAGCTCGCCGCACTTCAAGTTCAGCTCCGACGTCACCGCCTTCAAGATCGTCGAGCGGGTGGACGGCAAGCCCTGGGTGCCGACCCCGCTCACGCCCCGCAACGGCGGCCCGACCCTCTCCCCGTACGTGGCGCTCAGCGCGGCCACCAGCTGA